The Athene noctua chromosome 16, bAthNoc1.hap1.1, whole genome shotgun sequence genomic interval TCAACAGAATCTACAAAGCCATTGAAGTGTGTCATGAGCAATTGTCTTTAATTTGCAGCCTCTGCCAGATCAATCAGCCAACAGGTTATCCTTGATAGCATGTTGCCATTGCAAAGGCAACTAATTTGAAAATAACACAAACTGAGTGGTTTCAGAATGTTTCTGTCTCTTCGGGGCAACACAGAATGGCAGAGCTTACAAGCAATAACGGAAGGCATCATGCTTTAATCAAGTTTGCCAAGTGGAACATATTCTCATGACAACTTGATCCAGCATTTAACATGCGACATAACATGTTCATAGGACCTAAATAATGTTGCCACAAGGCACACAGGCCCTTAAAAAAAGGGTTTGACATCATGTTTTATAATATCACCAGAGTTCAATAAAAAGACTGCAGAAACCTGCAGGTCTACACCTGCAGTACTTTACATATGGCATCTTATAAAATACATCTCTGAGGAGTTGCAACTCATAGACAAACAGTTGTACTTCAGCTTTTCAACAAAAAAAGAATTCGCAGAAACTCATGTTCACTGTCTCCACCCACATCAGTACTCTGAGAAGTTTGCCTGTCTGCCACCCTCTACCCTCTCAGACAACTATCAAGGTTTGTGTTGGGTACTTCTAGGCAGAATGGTTAGAAACCTAGGAAATTAACCGTAAAAACCTACATTTTATTGCACTGAGCTTTTACTGAAGTTGCTAAGAAAACCCATAGAGGGGGTCTTGTTTCACAAGGCTTTCCAATGTAGGTAACAGCCataaaaagttgtttttcttgtCCTGAGACAGCACTGTGTAACTAACAATGAAATCTTCATTTCCATGACAACAATACTGTCAAATTAGATGCAGCCATAGTTTTGAGAGCTGTAAATAACAAGAAACAGTAGAAAGTTCTTTACTACATGCTACTGTCTCCAGGCTTGTaccaaagaagaggaagaaaagcctaccactgagatttttttctggcaGACAGGTGGAGCTTTCAAAAGAAGAACAAGGTGGATTCCAATGAAGtaattgtttaaaaatagtaTTGCATCAACTGCTACTTCAAGAGGCTAACCTCACTGAAACTACTGGCAAAATAAGAGAATTTCCCTATCCCCAATGCACACTAATGCTGGAAAGCAGCAAGACACTGCCCATCACCTGGTCCTCAGGGTACAAACTACTTGTCTAGCTGGTTGAAGCTGCAAGACGTAACTTTCCCCTTCCTGTTTTCATGAAAATTAACAGGGTTGTATACAACATCAAGAGCATTCTCTCAAAATCGTGAATGTTCTATCTGCTCAACAGATAGCAACGTCACAAAGCACAAGTCCTCAGTCAGTGCAAATTGACTGTCCTTAAGGATGAAACCTATGTCCTGCACTAAATGTTGAAATCACACATTGTTCTTAGCAGCTATCAACcattaggttttttttaaaaaagtcttgcAAAGCACTGTAAATTCCACAACTGCATGAATGACTTCTgtgctcagaaaaaaacctgtatttcaTTCTCTCAGATCACTAGGAATCAAAAGACAGCAACAACATTTGTCCTTCTGCCCATCCCTCTGCATTCTGTGCATAATCTAGTGCCCATTTTACATTCCTCATAGCAATTCATGGTACACAGACAATGCTATTCATGAAACTGAGAATTAACTCCATTTCACAATCATTTCAACTGAGTCAACTGCAATGCTGGCTTTTCCTTTATCCACTCCCTACCCCAACTGGAAATAGAACTGTAACGCTTTCCTTCATCCTTCCATAACCCACTAGCAAGCCTGAATATTTATGAAGCCCACaactttaaaacaagcaaacaagaacCAGAACAGAGTTAATACATTTTTTTGCCACATAACTAAATGCAGATTTAGTATTTTGCAGTTCACTCTGACCTAAGGTAACACACCCCCTGCTTGTTATGAACCCAGACTACTCCTGAAGAATGATCTTACTACTTCTAGATAATGGGAGTATTCAGAGCTTAAGAAGTTAGCAGAGACTTTAAGACTACACAGCGCACACACATTACTCGTTTTTATAATAGATTCTTAATCTCAAAACTCAAAGTCCTATATTTATAGCTAAATCCATACTGACCTCAGCTCAAAGTCATAAATACCATCTTCTACAAATAGTCAGACAACTGCTTAATTATCACCTAGCACCTTTTAATCTTGGCCTCCTGCTAAATTTTGAAAACACTATgaacaaaacacacaaaccacGTATTTCTTAGAAGTACCAAAGTTTTCAAAATACATCACAAAACATTTATCTCTGCTAGGCCCAGAATTTTCCACACAGCATTACTATTTAGTGCAATGAGACACCATAATTAGAACAGCAGAAGTATGTTGTCTTGGTTTAACAAAGTATTCTGTTCCTGCTAAACATCATAAAAACCCATTGAAGAACAGAGGTATAAGATTTAAATCATAGTTTAATGATTTGTAATACATCCCTTTCTGCAATAGAAGGGAACAATTGCTCAtgacagctctttttttttttgtaagaggtTTTATTAATATTCCAGATGGTTCAAGACTTCTTGTATATTAAGCAGAAAGGCTCATTCCATATCCAGGATTAGCTAGCATGTCTGGAGTGCTCTGATGAGCAAACAATAGATGTTTGCTATCAGAgacccatggcaggggggaggaggaaaCTTGAGGAACTTAAAACCCCTCTTTAAAATTCAGACCTTCCATGCCTAATTCCCCAAGCCAGGAGTTTGCTGAACCTGGATTTTAAGTTTAAAATCCAAGCATTGACTGAGCTTGGTGAAATGCTAAGTACagctttattttctctgtttcaagGTGGGTATGCActcatttatatttcatttacCCTCCTTTGTAATGGTGCAAGACATTTAACTAGGAAGGAGATACTGTACCTTCTACCGCAGAGCTGGTTACTTGGCCATTGCTAGATCCACCCGAACTGTAAAGTGATCCAGAGCTATATGGCTCATAAGGTTTGAGAACAGTCAATACATTAGGAGGTTCGACATCGTCTGAATTCAGAAGCCCTTGTTTGGCTGGCAAAACAGAGGATGCAGGTTTGGTGCGAGCACATTCCTGAGGTAGCAGATTTGCATATCTGTTTGCAACACGAAATCTGCTCATTTCGTATCTTCTGTAAGTATCCATTGGAGAGTCATTATGTTCAATAGCTAACACATTAGGTTTCATTCGTTTAGAAGATGTTTCACCATAGTCTAGATTTATGTTGCTCACAGATTTACTACAAATATACTCTCTTCCTCGTTGACAAGACCAGGCAGATTCATTTAGGTGAGAGTCAAGAGGCCCATTCATACTGCTGCTTACTAGACCAGACTGAGACACTGGGACAGTTAGAGCTTTTACTTTAGATTCAGATCTTTTTACTCTGTCTGATACTGGAGAGATACTGGAACTGGAGTGCATTTCTTGCTGAGGTTGTCTATAGTTATTTGCCTGAGAGCCAACATTACTTTGCTGTTTGAGAAACTTGAGGTTACTTGGGGCTGTGCTGCTTGAGTCAGTCACTGAAAAGACAGGGACTTTGTTCTGTGGAGGGTGACATTGTTTAGCTTTCCCGGTTTGCACCATTTTTTGCTGCGTAGATGGGGAAGTCTTACGTTTTTTATTATCAAAAGACAAAGGAAGCACATCTTTACCAAGCAGAGCTGGAGGACATCCAGTGCGTCTGGCTTTAGCTACACCCTTGTTTCTACAGACATTTTTGTTAACGGTGTCAGGATTGTATTTGTGTATCAGTTTCTGGTGCACCATTAGGACTTCTGGGTGAAGTGAGTCATAAGGACAAAATGGACAGGTGACAGGTGTTGGCAGGCCTCTAGCTGAAGCCACCAAACGTTCTTGTGAAGACTTAATACATAAGTTCAAGGGCTTTTCTTGAGAATCCACCACAGGTTTGCGTTTGTAGTTTTTAGTGCACTCTTGCACATCATTCACATTTTTTCCATCCCTTAAAGCACAAACATACTGGACATCATCTTCCTCCGATGCCACAGAagccttcctttctcttttatgAAGAACACTGGGCTGAGTTTCCTTTGTTTCCTTCTCAGCCTTTAGTTTTTCCAGGTAAGGAGTGGACACATTCTTGTGTATTTGATTTGAATTGTTACAAATGGAACCTTTATTCAATTCCCTagaattgttttttgtttttgaaaggaCTGTGCTGCCTATTGCATTGTTCAAGAACAGAACCTCCTTTTGCTGCTTGGTAGGTGGGAAGCCCCCAACATCTTTGGCACAATCAAAAAGCTTCTTCAAATTTTTGGTTTCTTGAGCACCATCAGCAACCAGCAAGAGCTCCATCTCCTGACACTGTAATGAAACTTTGCTGTCACTTTTCACGTCTGCTGTGCTATCAGCTTGCTTGTCCTTGTGATGCCTCTCTAAATGATACCTCAGTGAAGTCTTCTGTGCTGCTGCATAATCACAGAATTCACATTTGTATGGTTTTTCACCTGAAACACAGTTTTATCAGGAAATAAGTTTGATACAATTTGAAATCCTGAATACAATTAAATACAAGGGAATAATGTAGACTGCAGaacagtaaaacagatttttctttccccttccacATACTCGAAATTCCCAAACTCATCTAAATCATTTAAACAACTACATCTCACTGCTTTTACTAACTACAGTGACATCTTCTGGCTATGATGAAGATATTTTCCACACGCTGGCTATGTATGGAGATGGTAGCTGACAATATGTTTGGCAAAGATAAGCAAGAAGTATAACTGTGGGTCAACTCCAACAATTTGTAGCCCTTGATCATACCACAAGCATGCTATTCAATAACACAAATGTTACAGTTCATCTATAAATAGAGCTGTTTCAAAAGAAACAGGGACATACATTAACAGGAGTAGGAAGAGTTTGCCTGGTTATGGAAAACAAAAAGTTGAACTGATAGACAGACACGGCTTTTTCCCAGGTAGCAGCAATTGGCAGACAATCAACTTAGTACTTGGGAAataggcttttttaaaaacaaatttaaaaaacgacacaaaacccaaaactttttgCTAGACTGCTAAAACCAGAAAGAATTAAACTaattcaagttttaaaatatactgtgttCTTAACAGTACTTAATGTAATTTAGTCCTAATCAAAAAGATTTACACTTATGCCAATAATTATTCCTAAAAAATTTCAGTTGgaattatttaaatttcttttttagcATTAGAGAAAACTTTGTTCTTAATATCAATAATTTTGAGGgcaacttctgttttttcttaagcaaaaccaaacattCCATCCAAACTGGATTCAGCAGACTTCCTTCCCCTCCCACAAAGGCAAAGCCCATTTACCTGTATGAGTTCTGAGATGAATATTGAGGTAATAATTTGAGCGAAAATACTTTCCACAATAGCTGCATTCTCTGGAGGCTCCAAGGTTTTTAACTTTTGCTCTTTCCAAAGcatcttcatttttatctttggGAGAAAATATAGCTATATTATGAAGAGCAAATGCAAATTTGGAGTCTCATTTAAAACTAAGTAACTATCTTAActgtcttttttaaagaaaagcacagaatgaTAAATTGTTGTCAACTCCTACCATCTATGAGCATCCTTTGTTCTGTACTGCTGCACACTTAGCAATCAAAGAGTGAGAGAGTTTAAAAGGTTTCTGTGTAAAGTAACACTGCAGTTAGTGACTCTAACAAAGACGACCCAGAGAACAAACAAGATGCAAAACTAggtctcaaagaaaaaaaagacaactttacAGGAACTTGACAGAGAATGGCCCATCTCAAAAATTCACACAGGTTATAAACTGTATTCTTtaagtaaagaatttttttaatttaaaattttttttatttattattttattgactTAGCGTGAGCATGACAATACAGACTGTAAACTTGCTCTGAACACCATGGCAAAACACAGGAAGGTGTTTGGGGAAGGAAGGTGAGGAGAAAGATGGATTTTCGTATTAATTTACAATATTGTTATTATTTCTCTGTTAATGAATGGAGTGTTGTGCCTGTATAACAACATCCTTAAGATTTAATGAGTAATATTGTTTCATTAGAAGCATTAATGCTTACGCTCTGACAAAAATTTGGGAGTAAGAAAGTGACAGGGGTTACTAGTTCTGTGAAACTTGTATTCAAGGAACAAATTATAAAAACTAGCTCCACTCAAGTGTAAGCAGCGGTAGTTACCACTGGAGGGCAGCAAGTACAGCATAATATCTAACAAGAAGGGGAAGAAAGCTTACATACAACACACTATATTCAAATTAACATGCTCTCTGGCGgttgaattagaaaaaaaaaaacgtcAAGACAACTTCAGTAAACTATCCAAGTCAAAGCTGACTAGAAAGCTacagtgagaaggaaggagatgtTCTGCTTGACTAAGACATTAGATACATAATAGCTTAAATAGGTTCTGTGAAGTTCCTACATGTTGGAAAGCTTCTATACTGAAAATGCTAAGTATGGCTAAACTATGGCTAAGACAAACCATAGCTGTTTTAAACAAACAGATAATGTCTCAGTAAGCGTGACTCAGCATCTCACAATGAAAGCTGTTGTAGTTTAGGATAAGACACtgagaaacaaaacaagcaagtTAACATTAGGTAATAATTCCATTCCTTTGTTACTGGAGGCAAAATAAAAGGCTGCACATTACCAGAAATGGAAAAGTCAGTTGTGTGTGCCAGGACATTCTGTACGTTGTGTCTTTTCCTGAGATTATGCAAGTGTCTGCTCTTTAAATGCAGACTCAAAGCATGTCACACAGACGAGTGCTAGATTAGCTCGCTAGAAGACACTGCTATTCCTTTGTGTCCCCAGACATGCAATCTTTTTCAATTAAGGAATCATTCAGTATCACTTGTTTTTCTAAGACACTGTGAGATGCAGAATTAATCCTGGGTAACATACAGATTGAGCCCATCTATTCTGACAAAGAGAGCTGCTGGCAACCCTTCAAGGAAGAGGAGTTAAATATATGCTTCCTTACATACATGACATCCACATATTAATAGCCTGCATGCATGTCCTCACACaactaatttaaaatttttgGCTCTGACATTTAGGTTTTCAAGTGACATACCATTCAAAAGAAACATAGAACCTGCAGTTTGACAGAAAAAGTTTGGAATTATTCTTTACTTCTCAGGATCTTAACAACTGCTGGTATCAAGCACTGGACATTTTCTGCACTTTCTTGCAACATGCAGTGGAAAAAAGTGAAACTGCAAtgatttcttcagaaatgtttgtaAAAACGTGCTGGACAAGAAGGGATATGCAACACTCAGAAGCATCCAGTAAAACTAAAGAATGTTGCTATTCAGTTatcaaaaagaaaggaagaaagggagaaagaggtAAGCAAACAGTGACTTTTCCCAGACTGATTATTTAAAGTGTTTAAATGATTCCAGTAACCCAAATCATAACTGCAAGAAGGCCCAACACAACTTCAAAGATCTCCAAACGGTGGTGTCAGAAcccatctttcatttttctcttttcctcttcccccaccATAACATTTCCTATCTCTGGCCAAGTTTTGAAAACATAACCGAGAAAGACAAGATGCATTCTTTGGCTCTGAAGAGTTCCTAAACAATACAGAAACATCTATTTCAAACTAACGTGCTCAAAATGCTACTCACCTAAATTAAGTGTTTCTGTAAGCCCATCTTCAGATCCATCTTCAGAGCCTCCTTCTATTCGTTCTGCTCCATTTTCATCCAGACTTGTGATTATATCAGCACAGTATGTCCTTGAAGCAGCTGAAGTCTCTCCATCAGTCCGCCTGTCTCTCTTATGTACTCTGGAATGAAGGACTAGCTGGTGGTATGTTCTGAAGGCTTTGCCACACTCTGAACAGTGTGTTGGTTTCTCTTTGTTCTGGGACAATTTAGAATCCATCTCCATAGAAGGCACTTCACCAGTGGGATGTTTCAATTTGTCTTGGGATAAGCTACCATTCCCTGTATATCCgctgtttttatttacttttgacTTCCCTGTAGTTTCAGCATGGCTACCTTTATTTGCATTCCAAATTTCACCAAGTTCTTCTTTATCAGAAGATGAATCATCATTGTCTGTAATTACTTCATGCCCTCGTTCTTTAATTAGGCCATGGCCAACTGCAACTTTACCTTTGGTAGCCAGCTGCCATGCTTGGTATGTGGTGAAAGGATCTAGTTCAGGTATCCATTTCACAGGTTTTTGTGATTTGTCATTTTCTGGAGCCACGTTTGGTCTTAAATTCAATAATCGAAAAAATTCCTCTTTCTGAGACATTTCTTCTGCATTAGATTCACCAGTTGGTACTGATTCTTTGGTGTGCACTTTACTGTGCTCAATTAGAGTCTCTTTATTGAGAAATAGGAAACCACAAACCATACAAATTTTGTAAGGTGACGTTACATTTTCAGTTACATGCTCCTGCACCACCTCATTTATTGTTATGGGCATTTCAGAACTCTGTTGGTGCTTGTTTCTAGAACCAGGCTTTCCAGTGTGTGTTCTCATATGATTTTTGAGGAACCATGGCTCTTTAAATCTTCTTCCACATACATTACACCAATAGGTAAAAGAGTCTTTATGCTTTTTCATGTGCGCCTCAACATCAAAAGCCTCATCAAATGCTTGTCCACAAACTTTACAGCTAAGGTCTTCACTGTCATTTTCATTGTTTGATGAAGACATGTTTGTTCTTACTCGACATTTATCTAGAGGACTAAGATATTCTGCTTCAACACGCAGGACAGCTGGTTCACAAAGAGTTGGCCTATGCTGGGTTAAAACATGCTTACCAAGTTCTTCAGGATGTTTAAAAGTCTCATCACAAAACATGCAGTCCAGAGGCATGCATCCCTCAGCTTGCATGAGAAACTTTTCTTGCAAGCTTTTGTAAGAAATTGTGTTTGTTCCTTTTATTGTCATTGAGGCATCGTTATTCTCCATCTGTGCACCAACGGTACTGGCTATTCCATCCGGTCCATCCATGTATGCCAAGAGAGGCTGAGTTGGCATGTTTCCTACGTTCTGTTCCCTATTACGTGTTTTAATGTAAGGTTTCAGTTCTTTGGGGATGCTCACTAATCACAGTAAGGACACTTCTGAAGTTCTCCAACATGTGCTTACAAGTCTGCTAAGCTAAAAAATCTCTgccaggaaaaatatttttttcacaagcaaaaaattacttctttttcaaTTTTATCTGTGTTCACACATCACTGCAAGTATATCCACCGGTTGTTCTCTCAGTGACAGAATGAGGGCTTTTTTGAACTATTTATTCTGATTCTTCAAGTCTGTAGAAACAGTCAGTTGCACTTAGTTTCTTGTACAAACTCTTCAAATAGTTGCATTGGGTAAAATACACTCAAGGACAAGTTCAGTGCCACAAAGTACTCCAGCACCTGGAAAGAGAGAAAATTGTCagacttttcaaagaaaaagcattgtctcccaaataatgaaaacattagGGCTAGAGAACTATCGAATGCTTTTGAACACTTTTAGTAAATAGTCAGTGAGGGACTCTGGTCACTTTTAAACCTACTGCAGTTGAAATAATATGGTCTTGAACATCCCTGTGTTCCATTACCTGGGCTTCTGTATTTACTATATAAAAGCAATACTTTTTCTACTATCTATTCTAAATTTACTCTTATCCAGTTACATAAAGCTGCTAAAACCATATTTCAGTACATATACTACTGAATTCATAACAAGTAAATGCAGCGAGCCAAAGTAACCTTTCCTCAAACCTGTGAAACCAGTGTTTACAGGGACAGTAAACCTTTACTTCTTTGTTCTCTAAAGGCCACTGAGCAAAAGACTTTTTTATCAAGACTATACAGCTTAGAATTAACTTTCTAGTTCTGGTACACAGTAAACATCAGTACAAATCTTTGTTTTAAGAACTATTCACTAATACCACTACTCAAAGCTTTTACTACCATCCACAGATTTACAATCTCTGTGACAATCTTAGGCTAGTACAATGGGATCATCTCAAAGTTTGAAATAAACTAATGACACTGTTTCTTGAACAGTAGTTTAGTATTTAAATCATCCAAGAGGGTAACTATTACATTTAAACAGGAAATGCTTCTAATTTCAAATTACATGCAACAAAAAGTTTGCTATATTGATTATACTCAAAGGGGAAGGTTTAAGATTCCACCCGATTATAAAGAGTTATAATAAAGTTAATCACAACTCCAATTTGTAACTTTTATAGACTTAGAGATTTAATGTCTGCTAGCAGCAATTAATGGCCACCACTCTGAGCTGGCAAATTATAGTATTGTGACGTTGAGGACTCTGCTTGATCGTATTTTTGGATAAAGGATAAGTCTATCAAACTAATACAAGATCATATAAACTGAAGAGGAATCATTCAGAGATAAGGCACATTTCCAAATACATgaatatttaatgaaaagaacGCATTAAAATTTGACTCAAACGTCAAACTTTtgcaaattatttcataaaagaCAGCTGGCCAGTGATTCACATTACTTGAATTAATATGCCTGAAAACACAATATGCTCTACAGCTCCTAAAGCAGAAGACCGTACAGGCAAAGTAGGGTTTTAAAATTCATCTCAACTTCCACCTCTgccttgcttttattttgaaaaaaaactgAAACATTTGGCTTCATTTCAGTCAAAGGGTAAAAATTCAAACACAACCCTGTAATAAGTTCAGGCTCCAGATATTCCCATGACAAGTAGTTGCAGCATGTAAAGATGTGGTTATCTATGCAGCTGAGGATACCTTCTCCAGCCTTTTCTGATCAATGTTAGTTGGCCAGAAAAAGGTGGTTTTAAGCCACTGAATCTTAAACCATTTCAGTAGAAATCAGCCAGTTCAGTGGCCCAAACATGTTTGCAGATGAGGGTCCTGTAAGGCCACCTGCTGGCAGAGCCAGTATAACAGCCATGGGAGGTTAACACAGGACCTTTAAATCCACCTGAAGTGAAAAGGCATTTATCTATAGACCCAAGGTTTGATATGGTGCCTTCAACTATATTGGATACCTTCACCTACCACAGAACAGTCAAGCCCAGGCAAGATAACCACCTGGGAAAGGAAACAGGACAACACATTGCTTGCTAGGAGTCACAGATCCAACACCTCAAAACACTTTATCCACTTTCTGCACTACAGCCTTGCCCTGAGAATACTCTTTGGCTTTAATTTGAAAAGCTAGCAACTACTTTTCCACCATCATACAGACAGCAAGATCCCAGAGCCTAATGAAGAtgggtaaaaaaccccacaccagaatgccaaaacagaataaaattattgTTGCCAGTTacttgtctttcattttttttctgtatctctagACCTTAGTGCTTTCATTGTCCAGTCCTCTAATCCAGGTCTAGACAATTATCAGACCTGATACAAAGAAGCTTCTAGCTTTTTTTAAACCAAACTTGTTTCAGGCCTGGGCAAAAGATTTATCATATGCTAAGTTAAACACGAATGGAGGGATCTTGGGGGGCGTAGGGTAGAGTGTAAGAGGGAACAAGCCACTGGCTGACAGGTTGATGGTGATGGAACCTGGATTTTCTGCAGCCAAAGTCTCTTTTCTAACTCTGTTTTTCATCCCCATTTAGTTTTCTCACTGCCATGATTAACACTTCCTCTCTGCATAATGACTCAAACATCTTTTCCAATAGGCAGGTTCAGTCTATGGTGTGACACTTCTCCATTGCTTCTATTGCAGCCTTTGCTTCTGCCTTTCTACCTTCCCCATTCAGTTTTGACTTTCTGGCTTTCAACTCACCCTCTATATGCAAGTGAAGAAGCTGTAACAAAAGTTTGAAGCTGAAGTATTCAAAAAGCTTTCCCCTTTGTAAAACATAAGGAAAAACATATCAAAGGGTGCTGGTTAGCATGTTTTACTTCATGTTTAAACTTGTCATTTTGCTCTATTTCCACTGCAGTTTTAAGAGGTATTTTTTACACAGCAGGAAAACATGCTGCAGCAAAGCTCATGTGCTTAAATGGTAACTATCCACCCGAAAACAATTTATTTGCAAACCAAAAATTAACATCAACTGAACACCTATAATCCAGGCAAGATAAAAAAATTGAACAACCTTGAAGAGTTTAATGCATTTACTTTCAGAGTCACAGGTAAGCACTCTGCAGGAGCAGGTATAAGAATCATCCTACAAAAAGGCCAGAGGCATTTCTGGGGTATGAAGTCAGAGTCAAACACCAATGCCTAAAGTCCCACGTAGTGAATTGCTGAGATTTGTCATCAACGATTTCCTTGCTAGTGtctacaaatacagaaaaagctgATTACGCTTTATTACGCTCCCCACTTCGTGGAATTACAACAGGTACACAACAGAGCAGCCAAAATTAAGTCACTGtagaaagaagagatgaaaaccagcagaaatcCACAGGCAATTCTTATCCATTCTGGGACGAGATGAGGGTAGGAGAGACATCCTTGTAACACAGACTGCCACACACAGTTCTACTCAAACCTAACCTAGGATAATACAAACATTTTGTGAAAGACATATGCTTCAAGATTTATTAGGCCCTAGGTTGATCACTGATGGGTGAAAAATCCACCTCAAGCAATAACATTTTCTCCGGTAAACCCTTTGAAAACGGGTCTGTTTCAATCTTATCTCAGCTGTCTGAAAAGCCAAACCTGTCCTCACAACTGCACATAAAAATACAGAGCATGTAACTCCTCATGAGAGGAGTTTGGATCCAAACTGTATTGGGTATCAATAGGTTTGAACAAGCCCTTCGGAGACCTCTTCTATGGctcttcaaagcattttacacACCTCCACCAAGCTGTGTTAGCTGCTGAATGCTTTTCAAGCTTTCACTGTTTTTAATGGGAGGCTCTGAACACTTTTGAAGAACTGGCCACAGCTCATCCTCTAGGCAGCATTGCAAAGCAGAGCAAGATATTCCTGTTTTAGGAATCTGAAATGCCTGTTTGCAGCTCAGGCAACTATTGCTCTTGGATATACTATCATATACAAGAGATAGTACCtatagactgaaaaaaaaaattgcaggtagcatttctgaagaaaactgcAGATGCAACTAGCCAGAACTATATTTAAACTGAGAAGACAAGACTAGAGCTTTTTAGCTCACCTTCTGCCTCTAGTAGTATTATTTTTGTATCTATCTGATGATTACATACTTTGCTCTGATTAAATATATGGCTTTTACAAGCAGGCATGATTTTATGCTCTTACTGTTTAGACAAGCTAACACATGCTAAAACTACAAACCAAATATCTACACCAGGATTTTATCCATTATTAACAAAACCTTTCTTCCTAGGGAAGATGCCTTGGATTTGAGGACCAAAATGCTGATTAATTACATTCCTGTTATTCAAAACCCTGTAAGCAGCAACAAAACTGCTAAGAGTTGTCTTAATGCTGTACTACTGCTTCCTTGGGAAAGTGGAAAACCTGCAGTTTTGACAAGCATTGTAACTATTTGTGGCTGAAGGTCTGTATGTTAGTTCAAAAATATGCAGTACCTGGGGTTT includes:
- the ZNF217 gene encoding zinc finger protein 217, which translates into the protein MPTQPLLAYMDGPDGIASTVGAQMENNDASMTIKGTNTISYKSLQEKFLMQAEGCMPLDCMFCDETFKHPEELGKHVLTQHRPTLCEPAVLRVEAEYLSPLDKCRVRTNMSSSNNENDSEDLSCKVCGQAFDEAFDVEAHMKKHKDSFTYWCNVCGRRFKEPWFLKNHMRTHTGKPGSRNKHQQSSEMPITINEVVQEHVTENVTSPYKICMVCGFLFLNKETLIEHSKVHTKESVPTGESNAEEMSQKEEFFRLLNLRPNVAPENDKSQKPVKWIPELDPFTTYQAWQLATKGKVAVGHGLIKERGHEVITDNDDSSSDKEELGEIWNANKGSHAETTGKSKVNKNSGYTGNGSLSQDKLKHPTGEVPSMEMDSKLSQNKEKPTHCSECGKAFRTYHQLVLHSRVHKRDRRTDGETSAASRTYCADIITSLDENGAERIEGGSEDGSEDGLTETLNLDKNEDALERAKVKNLGASRECSYCGKYFRSNYYLNIHLRTHTGEKPYKCEFCDYAAAQKTSLRYHLERHHKDKQADSTADVKSDSKVSLQCQEMELLLVADGAQETKNLKKLFDCAKDVGGFPPTKQQKEVLFLNNAIGSTVLSKTKNNSRELNKGSICNNSNQIHKNVSTPYLEKLKAEKETKETQPSVLHKRERKASVASEEDDVQYVCALRDGKNVNDVQECTKNYKRKPVVDSQEKPLNLCIKSSQERLVASARGLPTPVTCPFCPYDSLHPEVLMVHQKLIHKYNPDTVNKNVCRNKGVAKARRTGCPPALLGKDVLPLSFDNKKRKTSPSTQQKMVQTGKAKQCHPPQNKVPVFSVTDSSSTAPSNLKFLKQQSNVGSQANNYRQPQQEMHSSSSISPVSDRVKRSESKVKALTVPVSQSGLVSSSMNGPLDSHLNESAWSCQRGREYICSKSVSNINLDYGETSSKRMKPNVLAIEHNDSPMDTYRRYEMSRFRVANRYANLLPQECARTKPASSVLPAKQGLLNSDDVEPPNVLTVLKPYEPYSSGSLYSSGGSSNGQVTSSAVEGKRSMSYQHLSGSVLQKRSYESFIGNAHFRPSDKKN